A genomic segment from Cyprinus carpio isolate SPL01 chromosome A4, ASM1834038v1, whole genome shotgun sequence encodes:
- the LOC109076997 gene encoding palmitoyltransferase ZDHHC17 has protein sequence MADALDEFKKETGCVPILHPEEIKPQSHYNHDFSESVSRKSHVDDYSTWDIVKATQYGIFERCRELVEAGYDVRQPDKENVTLLHWAAINNRVDLVKYYISKGAIVDQLGGDLNSTPLHWATRQGHLSMVVQLMKYGADPSLIDGEGCSCVHLATQFGHTSIVAYLIAKGQDVDMMDQNGMTPLMWAAYRMHSVDPTRLLLTFNVSVNLGDKYHKNTALHWAVLAGNTTVISLLLEANANVDAQNIKGETPLDLAKQRKNVWMINHLQEARQAKGYDSPSYLKRLKMDKEFRQKVMLGTPFLVIWLVGFIADLDIDSWLIKGVMYAAMWLIVQFLSKSFFDHSMHSALPLGIYLATKFWMYITWFCWFWNDLPFITIHLPFLLNSLALFYNFGKSWKSDPGIIKASEEQKKKTIVELAETGSLDLSIFCSTCLIRKPIRSKHCAVCNRCIAKFDHHCPWVGNCVGSGNHRYFMGYLFFLLCMICWMIYGCICYWRIHCATSYTKDGFWIYITQIATCSPWMFWMFINSVFHFMWVAVLIMCQLYQIAVLGITTNERMNARRYKHFKVTATSIESPFNHGCMRNLIDFFELRCCGLLRPVAVDWTSQYTIEYDQTSGSGYQLV, from the exons ATGGCGGACGCTCTGGATGAATTTAAGAAAGAAACTGGATGCGTCCCGATCCTCCATCCCGAG GAAATTAAACCCCAGAGTCACTATAATCATGACTTCAGCGAGAGCGTCAGCCGCAAGAGCCACGTGGACGACTACAGCACTTGGGACATCGTCAAGGCCACCCA GTATGGCATATTCGAGCGATGCCGTGAGCTGGTGGAGGCTGGATATGACGTGCGTCAGCCGGATAAAGAAAATGTCACACTCCTGCACTGGGCGGCAATCAATAACCGCGTAGACCTGGTCAA GTACTACATATCTAAAGGTGCCATAGTCGATCAGCTGGGAGGAGATCTCAACTCTACACCGCTGCACTGGGCTACAAG aCAGGGCCATCTCTCCATGGTGGTGCAGTTAATGAAGTACGGCGCTGATCCATCTCTCATCGATGGCGAGGGATGCAGTTGTGTGCATCTGGCCACTCAGTTTGGACACACCTCCATCGTAGCGTATCTCATCGCCAAGGGACAG GATGTGGATATGATGGATCAGAATGGCATGACCCCTTTGATGTGGGCGGCTTATCGgatgcacag TGTTGACCCGACACGGCTGTTGCTGACGTTTAACGTGTCTGTGAATCTGGGTGATAAGTATCATAAGAACACGGCTCTGCACTGGGCGGTTCTGGCTGGAAACACTACGGTCATCAGCCTGCTGTTGGAGGCAAATGCTAATGTCGACGCACAGAACATCAAG GGGGAGACGCCGCTGGATCTGGCCAAACAGAGGAAAAACGTGTGGATGATAAATCATCTGCAGGAGGCCAGACAGGCCAAAGGTTACGACAGCCCCTCGTACCTGAAACGGCTTAAAATGGACAAG GAGTTCAGGCAGAAGGTGATGTTGGGAACTCCGTTCCTGGTGATCTGGCTGGTGGGATTTATCGCTGATCTGGACATTGACTCGTGGCTCATCAAGGGTGTGATGTATGCAGCGATGTGGCTCATCGTGCAGTTTCTGTCCAA GTCTTTCTTCGATCACTCCATGCATAGCGCTCTTCCTCTGGGCATCTATCTGGCCACTAAGTTTTGGATGTACATCACCTGGTTTTGTTGGTTCTGGAACG ATCTCCCGTTCATCACCATCCACCTGCCCTTCTTGCTCAACAGTCTGGCTCTCTTCTATAACTTTGGCAAGTCTTGGAAGTCAGACCCTGGTATCATCAAAGCTTCCGAGGAGCAGAAGAAAAAG ACTATAGTTGAATTGGCAGAAACAGGCTCTCTGGATCTCAGCATATTCTGCAGCACCTGTTTG ATACGGAAGCCAATCAGATCGAAACACTGCGCCGTTTGCAATCGATGCATCGCCAAGTTTGATCACCACTGCCCATGGGTTGGAAACTGCGTGG GAAGTGGAAACCACCGTTACTTTATGGGCTACTTGTTCTTCCTGTTGTGTATGATCTGTTGGATGATATACGGATGCATTTGCT ACTGGAGGATTCACTGTGCCACCAGCTACACTAAAGACGGCTTTTGGATCTACATCACCCAGATCGCCACCTGCTCGCCGTGGATGTTCTGGATGTTCATCAACAGTGTGTTTCACTTCATGTGGGTCGCTGTTCTCATCATGTGCCAGCTCTATCAG ATCGCTGTTCTGGGCATCACTACAAACGAGCGCATGAACGCCAGAAGATATAAGCACTTTAAAGTTACAGCCACGTCCATCGAGAGCCCTTTCAA TCACGGTTGTATGAGGAACCTCATCGATTTCTTCGAGCTGCGCTGCTGCGGTCTGCTGCGGCCCGTGGCGGTAGACTGGACCTCCCAGTACACAATAGAGTACGACCAGACGTCCGGCTCAGGATACCAGCTGGTGTAG